The window CATCCGCCACATCATAGACAGACCATGGACCTAACTTAAAAATCCCAAAGGCCAAGAACAAGAAACCGATGAAGAAGGCACCAGCATTGGCAAAGAGGACGGACACCGGCCAATAAAAGATACTGCCCAGCAAGCCACCTCCAACAAAGTTGGTCACCTGAAACTTAGATAAATCGCTCAAGATAAGTTTGAAGGTCTGGTTGAATAGGTCTCTTCCTTGATATCCCAAATCCAAATATGCCTGAAATTCGATTAGAAGTCCGATAAGAAGAAAACAAAATCCCGATACAGTCCCTTTGCGACTGCGAATACGTGCCGGCGCAAAGAGGAAAATAAGGGCACCTACCAAGACTAGGTAGGTCACACTTCCAAACAGTAAGCGCAGTAAATTATAACTCGTTACCCCAAATGCTCCCAAGCGAATAGCAGCGAAGAGGGCAACTAGAATACCTGCCACTCGTATTGTGACATTTTTGACCTTATCTTGCTGGGCCTGTTCTGCCTTGGTCGGCCTACGGGTCGCCTTTCCTTTTTTACTTGTTTTTGCCATAAAATCCTCAACTTTCTCAATCTCTTTATTTTATCATAATTGAGAATATTTTTCATATCAGAAAAAGCCCTGCATTCACAGGACTTCTCTTGGAGTAAAAAATAATTTAGGGAGCAAATATTATAAAGTGTTCAGACATGTCTGCCCTTCAACATAGAAGGTCGAGGTCAAGCTTTCTTGACCATCGTTGACAAGGATTTCCACACAGTTGCTGTCAACCAAGACCAGTAGGTCTGTCGCTTGGACAGTAACTGCTCGGCGAACCGTTGGCCACTCTTCTTCACCAGCTTGCTGGATTTTGAGGTGGCTACGGTCAATGTAGACTTCTTGGCTTTCCTTATCGTAACCAAATTGCAGGTAATCTTGGTCGCTTCCAAGTTTTACTTCCAAACTATCTTCCAGTTTAAGAGAGAGCTTGCTTGGACCTTGGATACTTTGTCCAATTTCAATATCCTTGAAGACTTCCAAGACACTTGTTGGCAGAACTTGGTACAATCCGTTTTCAGTTTTCTTGAGAATGCGTGGAAGGGTCATCTGACCGTACCACTTATGGTCTAGGTCATTGGTCACCAACTTGCGACCCCAGGTGTGCATCCAGGCTACCATGATCCGTTCGCCTTCTGGACCTTCAGTCGTTTGAGCTGCATAGAAATCATGACCGTGGTCAATTTCCTTAAAGGAATCTGCCACAAAGACTTTCTTATCCCAGTCCACATGACCTGTCACAAAGATATTGGAGTTGAGATTGACAAAATCATTTCCGTCTTTTTGGTAACGCATGGGAGAGATAATCAGATACTCTTGACCGTCCACTTCAAAGTAGTCAGGACATTCCCAGACAAAGCCTTGGTTGGCCTCACCTTTCAAGAAGATAGACTCAAATGTCCAATCCGTCAGGTTGGGAGAGCTGAGTAAGACGATACAGCCGACATTGTCCTTGTGCTTGGTTGCGACAACAGAGTAGTAGTGACCATCTTTCTCAAAAATCTTCGGATCGCGGAAGTCATTGGCAATGACTTCTTCTGGCAGTCCTTCTGCTGTTGCGACTGGATTCTGCTCGATTTTTTCAAAGTGAATACCGTCAGTCGAGAAGGCCATGTTCTGAACTTGACTAACTGTCCCGTCTTCATTGTTGATATGACCGGTATACATGAGCCAGAGAACATCATCTTTGACAATG is drawn from Streptococcus sp. 29892 and contains these coding sequences:
- a CDS encoding glycoside hydrolase family 32 protein, which translates into the protein MKTVDKANQIIQTEKGKVNPIFKPQAHLTPETGWINDPNGFIYFRGEYHLFYQFNPYESVWGPMHWGHAKSKDLVNWEQLPVALAPDKAYDKDGCFSGSAIVKDDVLWLMYTGHINNEDGTVSQVQNMAFSTDGIHFEKIEQNPVATAEGLPEEVIANDFRDPKIFEKDGHYYSVVATKHKDNVGCIVLLSSPNLTDWTFESIFLKGEANQGFVWECPDYFEVDGQEYLIISPMRYQKDGNDFVNLNSNIFVTGHVDWDKKVFVADSFKEIDHGHDFYAAQTTEGPEGERIMVAWMHTWGRKLVTNDLDHKWYGQMTLPRILKKTENGLYQVLPTSVLEVFKDIEIGQSIQGPSKLSLKLEDSLEVKLGSDQDYLQFGYDKESQEVYIDRSHLKIQQAGEEEWPTVRRAVTVQATDLLVLVDSNCVEILVNDGQESLTSTFYVEGQTCLNTL